The proteins below come from a single Mercenaria mercenaria strain notata chromosome 3, MADL_Memer_1, whole genome shotgun sequence genomic window:
- the LOC128555754 gene encoding uncharacterized protein LOC128555754: protein MTKIHVQIFILHLCVAFTFCGRFEQVENRLKAIQTLLFQDIQSVIEGVDKNSQKIENLQESVDKNTLKMDSLQESVDKNSLKIERLQESVDKNTLMMDSLTELINKTLSLVTHTTAPITKSKYDVETHKKIENNQEHNSTPANLDVKRLF from the exons ATGACGAAGATACATGTACAGATATTCATTCTACACCTATGTGTGGCATTTACATTCTGTGGGCGATTCGAGCAGGTAGAAAATAGGTTAAAGGCAATTCAAACACTTTTGTTTCAG GACATACAAAGTGTAATAGAAGGCGTAGATAAGAACTCTCAGAAAATCGAAAATCTACAAGAAAGTGTAGATAAAAACACTTTAAAGATGGACAGTCTACAAGAAAGTGTGGATAAGAACTCTTTGAAAATCGAACGTCTACAAGAAAGTGTTGATAAAAACACTTTGATGATGGACAGTCTGACTGAACTTATCAATAAAACATTATCATTGGTTACACATACTACGGCACCAATAACAAAATCTAAATACGATGTTGAAACTcacaagaaaattgaaaacaatcaAGAACACAACTCTACGCCTGCAAATTTGGATGTAAAAAGACTTTTTTAG